In one window of Azotobacter salinestris DNA:
- a CDS encoding arginyltransferase — MTELARLKFYATQPHACSYLPDEQATTLFLDPSQPMDMHVYAELSDLGFRRSGDHLYRPHCQGCNACIPARIPARGFSPNRQQRRILKRNTDLSVRAVRPSFTEEYYKLYARYIEQRHADGDMHPPNRDQFCTFLVRDLPFSRFYEFRLAGRLLAVAVTDVLSNGLSAVYTFYDPNEERRSLGRYAILWQIDEAARLGLQAVYLGYWIKNCRKMNYKTQYRPIELLVNHRWVTLT, encoded by the coding sequence ATGACCGAGCTGGCTCGTCTCAAGTTCTACGCCACGCAACCGCACGCCTGCAGCTATCTGCCCGACGAGCAGGCGACGACCCTGTTCCTTGATCCCAGCCAGCCCATGGACATGCACGTCTATGCGGAGCTCTCAGACCTAGGATTCCGGCGCAGCGGCGATCACCTTTATCGCCCTCATTGCCAGGGCTGCAACGCCTGCATCCCGGCTCGCATCCCTGCCAGGGGCTTCTCACCGAATCGCCAGCAGCGGCGCATCCTGAAACGCAATACAGATCTCTCGGTACGAGCCGTACGCCCCAGCTTCACCGAGGAGTATTACAAACTGTATGCACGCTATATCGAACAGCGCCATGCCGACGGCGATATGCATCCTCCCAATCGAGACCAGTTCTGTACCTTCCTGGTACGCGACCTACCCTTTTCCCGCTTCTACGAGTTTCGCCTTGCCGGGCGCCTGCTGGCCGTCGCCGTGACCGACGTGCTCTCCAACGGCCTTTCAGCGGTCTATACCTTCTACGACCCCAATGAGGAGCGGCGCAGCCTCGGCCGCTATGCGATTCTCTGGCAAATTGACGAAGCGGCACGCCTAGGCCTGCAGGCGGTGTATCTGGGTTATTGGATCAAGAATTGCCGAAAGATGAACTACAAGACCCAATATCGCCCGATTGAATTGCTGGTAAATCATCGCTGGGTCACTTTGACCTGA
- the trxB gene encoding thioredoxin-disulfide reductase, with translation MNDVKHSRLIILGSGPAGYTAAVYAARANLKPLLITGIQPGGQLTTTTEVDNWPGDVEGLTGPGLMERMQKHAERFDTEIAYDHIHTAKLQQRPFTLIGDTATYTCDALIIATGASAQYLGLPSEEAFSGKGVSACATCDGFFYRNQVVCVIGGGNTAVEEALYLSNIAKEVHLIHRRDKLRAEKILQDKLFEKARNGNIRLHWNQTLDEVLGDASGVTGVRLKDTLSGTTETLPLTGVFIAIGHKPNTELFQGQLEMHDGYLTIKGGSSGDATATSIEGIFAAGDVADHVYRQAITSAGAGCMAALDAERYLDS, from the coding sequence ATGAATGATGTCAAGCATTCGCGGCTGATCATCCTGGGCTCCGGCCCAGCTGGCTATACTGCTGCCGTCTATGCTGCACGCGCCAATCTGAAGCCCCTGCTGATCACCGGCATCCAGCCCGGCGGCCAACTGACCACGACCACCGAAGTGGACAACTGGCCCGGCGACGTCGAAGGCTTGACCGGCCCCGGCCTGATGGAGCGCATGCAGAAACATGCCGAGCGCTTCGACACCGAGATCGCCTACGACCACATCCATACTGCCAAGTTGCAGCAGCGCCCCTTCACCCTGATCGGCGACACTGCGACCTACACCTGTGACGCGCTGATCATCGCCACGGGAGCCTCGGCCCAGTACCTCGGCCTGCCCTCCGAGGAAGCATTCTCCGGCAAGGGCGTTTCCGCCTGCGCCACCTGCGATGGCTTCTTCTATCGCAATCAGGTGGTTTGCGTGATCGGCGGTGGCAATACTGCGGTGGAAGAGGCCTTATATCTGTCAAATATTGCCAAGGAGGTCCACCTGATCCATCGCCGTGACAAGTTGCGCGCCGAGAAGATCCTGCAGGACAAGCTCTTCGAGAAGGCCCGGAACGGCAATATTCGCCTGCATTGGAACCAGACCCTGGACGAAGTGCTCGGCGACGCCTCCGGAGTAACCGGCGTACGCCTGAAGGACACACTGAGCGGGACCACCGAGACGCTGCCCCTGACCGGCGTCTTCATCGCCATCGGTCACAAGCCCAATACAGAACTATTCCAGGGCCAGCTTGAGATGCACGATGGCTACTTGACGATCAAGGGCGGCAGCTCGGGTGATGCCACCGCCACCAGCATCGAAGGCATTTTCGCTGCTGGCGATGTAGCCGACCATGTCTATCGCCAAGCCATCACCTCGGCAGGCGCCGGCTGCATGGCTGCCCTGGATGCCGAGCGCTATCTGGACAGCTGA
- the infA gene encoding translation initiation factor IF-1, whose amino-acid sequence MSKEDSFEMEGTVVDTLPNTMFRVELENGHVVTAHISGKMRKNYIRILTGDKVRVELTPYDLSKGRITYRAR is encoded by the coding sequence ATGTCGAAAGAAGACAGCTTCGAAATGGAAGGCACTGTCGTCGACACCCTGCCCAACACCATGTTCCGCGTGGAGTTGGAAAACGGGCACGTCGTTACCGCGCATATTTCCGGCAAGATGCGCAAGAATTACATCCGTATCCTCACCGGGGACAAGGTACGCGTCGAGCTGACTCCTTACGACCTGAGCAAGGGCCGCATCACCTATCGCGCCCGCTGA
- the aat gene encoding leucyl/phenylalanyl-tRNA--protein transferase, giving the protein MLTCLQRDSLNFPPLERALRDPNGLLAVGGDLSSERLIQAYRHGCFPWYQAGQPILWWSPDPRTVLFPHELHVSRSLRKVLRQERFQVSFDRDFSAVIEACAGPRDYADGTWITPEMRKAYQELHRRGIAHSVEVWQSGTLVGGLYGLAIGQLFFGESMFSHTDNASKVGFATLVRRLEQWGFVLIDCQMPTEHLQSLGARSIPRTEFSDFLKRHLDLPNTADWVA; this is encoded by the coding sequence ATGCTGACTTGTCTGCAACGCGACAGCCTGAACTTCCCCCCCTTGGAGAGAGCCTTGCGCGACCCCAATGGCCTGCTGGCTGTTGGAGGCGACCTCTCGTCCGAACGCCTGATCCAGGCCTACCGGCATGGCTGCTTTCCCTGGTACCAGGCGGGACAACCCATTCTCTGGTGGTCGCCGGACCCACGCACCGTGCTGTTTCCTCATGAGCTGCATGTCTCCCGCAGCCTTCGCAAAGTCCTCCGCCAGGAGCGCTTTCAAGTGTCCTTCGATCGAGACTTTTCCGCCGTGATCGAGGCTTGTGCCGGCCCGCGCGACTATGCCGACGGCACCTGGATAACTCCAGAAATGAGAAAGGCCTATCAGGAGCTTCACCGCCGCGGCATCGCTCACTCGGTTGAAGTCTGGCAGAGCGGCACTCTCGTCGGAGGACTCTATGGCTTGGCGATTGGCCAACTATTCTTTGGCGAGTCCATGTTCAGCCATACCGACAATGCATCCAAGGTTGGCTTTGCAACGCTGGTGAGACGACTCGAGCAATGGGGCTTCGTGCTGATCGACTGCCAGATGCCTACCGAGCACCTGCAGAGCCTTGGCGCCCGCAGCATTCCCCGCACCGAGTTCTCCGACTTTTTGAAACGCCATCTGGACCTGCCGAATACGGCTGACTGGGTCGCCTAG